One stretch of Candidatus Bathyarchaeia archaeon DNA includes these proteins:
- a CDS encoding sugar ABC transporter permease has translation MSRPKTWRERVLEFSETSSGRFLTLHGPIYVILYLILLFPFLLEIYLSFSDWEPGRGEWWLAHFNFGLGFPSIISDIRLWYSVGRTFLMAGAAVGLEFLLGLTGAVLFSREFKGRRELTAVFLIPMFFMPVVVAYNFWMMFQPTGPVNFIVGKLVGKDIVFPWLSRAGPALIALIITDVWQWTPFMFLILTAGMFSLPQSPIEAAKVIGASEWQIFRYIKLPMLRNIILIALVIRFMEALKLFDYPFILTGGGGPGFATETLSIYTYIVGIQTGRLGYASSISMVLLIIILILISPVARRMLRRR, from the coding sequence TTGAGCCGACCCAAAACCTGGCGTGAAAGAGTTTTAGAATTCTCGGAAACATCCTCTGGAAGGTTTCTCACACTCCACGGCCCAATCTACGTGATTCTATACCTTATTTTGCTGTTTCCTTTCCTTCTAGAAATCTACTTAAGCTTCTCAGATTGGGAACCTGGTCGAGGAGAGTGGTGGCTGGCCCACTTCAACTTCGGTTTAGGTTTTCCAAGCATAATTAGCGATATAAGGCTATGGTACTCAGTTGGGAGAACGTTTTTAATGGCGGGGGCGGCTGTGGGGTTAGAGTTCCTACTAGGCTTGACCGGCGCAGTCCTCTTCTCAAGAGAGTTTAAAGGTAGAAGGGAGTTAACGGCTGTGTTTCTCATCCCCATGTTCTTCATGCCCGTCGTTGTGGCCTACAATTTTTGGATGATGTTCCAACCAACAGGGCCGGTGAACTTCATAGTTGGAAAGCTTGTTGGAAAAGACATAGTATTCCCCTGGCTCTCTAGAGCCGGACCCGCTTTGATCGCGCTGATAATAACCGATGTGTGGCAGTGGACGCCGTTCATGTTCCTAATCCTAACCGCCGGCATGTTCTCGCTGCCTCAAAGCCCAATAGAGGCGGCTAAAGTTATAGGGGCCTCAGAATGGCAGATTTTTAGGTATATAAAGCTTCCAATGTTGAGAAACATCATACTCATAGCCCTGGTGATTAGGTTTATGGAAGCTTTAAAGCTGTTTGATTACCCGTTCATTTTGACTGGAGGGGGAGGGCCTGGATTCGCCACTGAGACATTGTCGATTTACACTTACATTGTGGGGATACAAACTGGGAGGTTAGGGTACGCTTCATCGATATCCATGGTCTTACTAATAATAATTTTAATACTGATTTCGCCGGTGGCTCGACGTATGTTAAGGAGGAGATAG
- a CDS encoding carbohydrate ABC transporter permease → MSVEEVSVEKQTPLGWLLIFLGLGLVLFPLFWILSTSLKSIGEWLTYPPIFIPEKPAVENYLSIFTGGALGGGFVARVPNVTNSIVSSAICSVGGTVLSILIGLLAAFGISRHRMGGEFFPIFLLAARMAPPIVAAIPLLILYSMIGLVDTYLGLILAYACFTSPYSTWMIASFIEEVPRDLEEAAQVDGMSTLETHFKVTLPLIKGGIAATALFVFILNWSEFLLALTLTHEKILTIPVQVKAFFTYSGQLYGPQSAFGVVAIVPLIIFSLLIQKHLVRGLTFGAIRG, encoded by the coding sequence ATGAGCGTTGAAGAAGTCTCGGTGGAGAAGCAAACTCCCCTAGGTTGGTTGCTGATCTTCCTCGGGCTAGGCTTGGTTTTATTTCCACTTTTCTGGATCCTGTCGACTTCGTTAAAGTCTATTGGAGAGTGGCTTACGTACCCTCCAATTTTTATTCCAGAGAAGCCGGCTGTAGAGAATTATTTGAGCATCTTCACCGGTGGGGCGTTGGGAGGAGGATTCGTCGCCAGGGTTCCGAACGTTACAAACTCCATAGTCAGTAGCGCGATATGTAGCGTCGGCGGAACCGTATTATCGATACTCATAGGGTTATTAGCCGCCTTCGGGATCTCACGTCACAGAATGGGGGGAGAATTCTTCCCCATATTTCTCCTCGCCGCTCGAATGGCCCCTCCTATAGTGGCGGCGATTCCGCTACTCATATTATACTCGATGATAGGGTTGGTGGACACTTACTTAGGGTTGATCCTAGCCTACGCATGCTTCACATCCCCCTACTCCACTTGGATGATCGCCAGCTTTATAGAGGAGGTACCCCGGGATCTCGAGGAGGCTGCGCAAGTGGATGGCATGTCAACATTGGAAACCCATTTTAAAGTTACGCTTCCTTTGATTAAGGGCGGTATAGCGGCAACCGCCCTATTCGTATTCATATTAAACTGGAGCGAGTTCCTTCTCGCCTTAACGTTAACCCATGAGAAAATTCTCACCATACCTGTCCAAGTGAAAGCGTTCTTCACATATTCCGGGCAGCTCTATGGTCCTCAATCAGCCTTCGGTGTAGTCGCGATCGTGCCTCTTATCATATTTTCTCTTCTAATCCAGAAGCATTTAGTGAGGGGGTTGACCTTCGGGGCGATTAGAGGTTAA
- a CDS encoding ABC transporter ATP-binding protein, with product MTEVKLIKLRKEFKSLVAVNDLTLTVEDGSLVSLLGPSGCGKTTTLRMIAGLTTPTSGEIYFDDKLVNDLKPQERNIGLVFQDYAVFHNMNAFDNIAFGLKIRGVPKAEIKKKVIEVSELLNIKDILDSMPNRMSQSELQSVALARTIVTNPTVLLLDEPLSNLDAALRAKMRAELKRLQREIGQTVVYVTHDQLEAMAISDKIAVMNLGILHQYGTPEEVYNNPNTKFVAGFIGSPPMNFIECTFVEEGEGCLDLGIAKLDVSKYREVIKRECSSFEVTLGIRPEDIKISPNRASKTPIKVSVEAYEPLGSEAVIDTDLGGSLVRIIAPTTFTAKPGDEAYIGFDDRKLHIIDRKTEKVIV from the coding sequence ATGACCGAGGTTAAACTGATAAAGCTTCGGAAGGAGTTTAAGTCGCTGGTAGCTGTTAACGACCTCACACTTACAGTGGAAGATGGATCCCTTGTTTCGCTGCTCGGCCCATCCGGATGCGGAAAGACGACTACGCTTAGAATGATAGCGGGGCTGACGACACCTACCAGCGGGGAGATATACTTCGACGATAAGTTGGTTAATGATCTTAAGCCGCAAGAGAGAAATATAGGCCTAGTATTTCAGGATTACGCCGTGTTCCATAACATGAACGCGTTCGACAATATAGCTTTCGGCCTCAAGATAAGGGGAGTTCCAAAGGCGGAAATAAAGAAGAAAGTGATAGAAGTCTCGGAGCTTTTAAACATTAAGGATATACTGGATTCCATGCCCAATCGTATGAGCCAAAGCGAGCTGCAAAGCGTAGCCCTAGCGAGGACGATCGTAACAAACCCCACCGTGCTGCTCCTCGACGAGCCGTTAAGCAACTTGGACGCCGCTTTAAGGGCTAAAATGCGAGCGGAGTTAAAAAGGCTCCAGAGGGAGATCGGTCAAACCGTGGTTTATGTAACCCACGACCAACTGGAGGCGATGGCGATTTCCGATAAAATAGCGGTAATGAACCTGGGGATACTTCATCAATACGGAACCCCGGAGGAAGTTTATAATAACCCAAACACCAAGTTTGTCGCAGGCTTCATCGGCAGCCCACCAATGAACTTCATCGAATGCACATTCGTAGAGGAGGGAGAGGGATGCTTGGATCTTGGAATAGCGAAATTAGACGTTTCAAAATATCGTGAGGTTATTAAAAGGGAGTGCTCCAGCTTCGAGGTAACCCTAGGGATAAGACCTGAAGACATCAAGATAAGCCCTAATAGGGCTTCCAAGACACCGATAAAGGTTTCTGTCGAGGCCTACGAGCCATTAGGCAGCGAGGCGGTCATAGACACTGATCTTGGAGGATCCCTTGTAAGGATAATCGCGCCCACAACCTTCACGGCTAAACCTGGCGATGAAGCGTACATAGGGTTCGATGATCGGAAGCTCCATATAATAGATAGGAAAACTGAAAAGGTCATAGTGTAG
- a CDS encoding ABC transporter ATP-binding protein: protein MASVKLRNVRKSFGEKKVLQNINLEVHDKEFFCILGPPGAGKTTTLKLIAGLEKADEGEIYIGDELVNDLPPRYRDVSMQFESLTLFPNKTGFENIAFPLRVKKTPEDEVRENVMRVAKLLRIEHILDREPRTFSGGERQRVALARAIIRRPKVILLDEPLSNIDALLRLNMRVELKRLAREIGQTIIFTTHDQAEAMAMAQKICILHQGQVHQIGRPEELYKTPADIVVGKMVGSPSMNLIKCLYEERGGKAYLSGMFKIEVTKFKDTLAKASSREMVMGVRPEDLKLSNKPISRHAAPVKVFSYEPLGAKTLVKALAEDGELLDIIGEPWEKYELNREMWLNLNVEKIYIFDKTGFTLV from the coding sequence ATGGCCTCTGTTAAGCTTAGGAATGTGCGTAAAAGCTTCGGGGAAAAAAAGGTTCTCCAAAACATAAACCTTGAAGTCCACGACAAGGAGTTTTTCTGCATTCTAGGCCCCCCAGGCGCCGGAAAAACCACCACGCTTAAGCTCATAGCTGGATTGGAGAAGGCTGACGAGGGTGAAATATACATCGGCGATGAGCTCGTGAACGACCTGCCACCACGTTACAGGGATGTTTCAATGCAGTTTGAAAGCCTTACACTATTCCCAAACAAAACAGGCTTCGAGAACATCGCCTTCCCATTGCGGGTGAAGAAGACACCTGAAGATGAGGTAAGGGAAAATGTAATGAGGGTGGCAAAGCTGTTGAGGATAGAGCATATACTTGACCGGGAGCCTAGAACCTTCAGCGGAGGGGAGAGACAGAGAGTGGCATTGGCAAGAGCCATCATCCGGAGGCCGAAGGTAATCCTGCTTGACGAGCCGTTAAGCAATATAGACGCACTGCTCAGGTTGAACATGAGGGTTGAGCTGAAAAGACTGGCCAGAGAGATAGGGCAAACTATCATATTCACAACCCACGACCAAGCGGAGGCCATGGCCATGGCTCAGAAAATCTGCATTCTACATCAAGGCCAGGTTCATCAAATTGGAAGACCTGAGGAACTTTACAAAACCCCAGCCGACATCGTCGTAGGCAAGATGGTTGGAAGCCCTTCGATGAACTTGATAAAATGCCTGTACGAAGAGAGGGGTGGGAAAGCGTATTTGTCAGGTATGTTCAAAATAGAGGTTACAAAATTTAAGGATACCTTAGCCAAGGCGTCCTCAAGGGAGATGGTGATGGGAGTAAGACCTGAGGACTTGAAGCTTTCAAATAAACCTATAAGTAGGCACGCGGCGCCGGTGAAGGTTTTCAGCTACGAGCCATTAGGGGCTAAAACTCTGGTGAAGGCCTTGGCGGAAGATGGTGAATTGCTGGACATCATAGGAGAACCCTGGGAGAAATACGAATTAAATAGGGAGATGTGGTTAAATTTAAACGTAGAGAAAATTTACATATTCGACAAGACCGGATTCACATTGGTGTAA
- the gnd gene encoding decarboxylating 6-phosphogluconate dehydrogenase produces the protein MMLGFVGLGRMGKPMVLNLLRKGHRVVAYTPRNVQALRDVESKGAIAVRSLAEIPLKLSRPRIIYLEIPAGDPVENAINELTPLLESGDILIDGGNSFFKDSMRRAQTLKEKGVYYLDVGTSGGQEGAEKGLCLMVGGDETAYNLCEPIFEALAAPGAYTHVGESGAGHFVKMCHNGVLYAMLEAYGEGFAMLHSAPFKLKLDQIADIWRKGSVVRSWLLDLAYEALKKDPELKEYGHSVGGGETGTWAVETAHELNVPTPCMAMALQMRYISRLKELFSGKVIAALRYEFGGHEYKRPE, from the coding sequence ATGATGCTAGGATTCGTTGGGTTAGGAAGAATGGGAAAACCCATGGTTCTGAACCTGCTAAGGAAAGGCCATAGGGTGGTGGCCTACACGCCGAGGAACGTCCAAGCCCTTCGAGATGTGGAATCAAAGGGAGCCATCGCCGTTAGATCCCTCGCAGAGATTCCCCTCAAGCTTTCCAGGCCTAGGATCATTTACTTGGAGATTCCAGCGGGCGATCCTGTAGAAAACGCCATAAACGAGCTAACGCCCCTCCTAGAGTCTGGTGACATCCTTATTGACGGAGGAAACTCATTTTTCAAGGACTCGATGAGGAGGGCCCAAACCCTCAAGGAGAAGGGAGTATACTACTTGGATGTGGGCACTAGCGGGGGCCAGGAAGGAGCGGAGAAGGGTTTATGCCTGATGGTGGGAGGCGATGAAACAGCCTACAATCTGTGCGAACCCATCTTCGAAGCCTTAGCCGCGCCTGGAGCGTACACACATGTCGGCGAAAGCGGCGCCGGACACTTTGTGAAAATGTGTCACAACGGAGTGCTCTACGCCATGCTGGAAGCGTATGGTGAAGGGTTCGCCATGCTTCACTCAGCACCCTTCAAGCTGAAGCTGGATCAAATCGCCGACATATGGAGGAAGGGAAGCGTAGTTCGTTCATGGCTACTAGACCTCGCCTACGAGGCTTTAAAAAAGGACCCTGAGCTCAAGGAGTACGGCCACTCAGTAGGAGGCGGAGAAACAGGCACTTGGGCGGTGGAAACAGCGCATGAGCTCAATGTTCCAACCCCATGCATGGCCATGGCTTTGCAGATGAGGTACATTTCCCGGTTAAAGGAGCTGTTCTCCGGCAAGGTCATAGCCGCCTTAAGATACGAATTCGGAGGACATGAATATAAAAGGCCAGAGTAG
- a CDS encoding aldehyde ferredoxin oxidoreductase family protein, which yields MELVGGYNGRILRINLTTENSKTEAVPRKWVQRYMGGRGIAARIYYEELSPKVDPLSPENKLIFFTGPLTGTVVPSTGKYECVTKSPLTGRYLCSNASGFFAPELKKAGYDGLIVEGKAKKPVYIWINDEDVEFRSAKHLSFKTTSETQTTVKEETNPGSRVMCIGPAGERLVRFACIQSDHRSFGRGGAGAVMGSKGLKAIAVKGAGTVNVYDPEGLRKKVRELLPNIAAAAREYRKHGTLYIIDLGDEKGVMPTRNFQGTVYNYASEKIGVKVMEKYLVSHTACYNCPIACGKLLEAKDPPYRGLRADVDYEIAWALGPLCGVFDYSPIIAAIHSVDEYGLDGISTGYAVSYAMELYERGIICKKHLNGLELRYGNHEALMKMIVMIAERKGFGDILAEGALRASRKLGENAEKYVMHVKGLSLTGWEPRAMTGMALAFATSSRGACHNVGGWTGRDELIAEAVDRFAVKGKGKLVKTLQDTRAYIDSLGLCTYMRSPLGFKGDVPDMSLLNLVTGIRFEGTLMEIGERIYNLERLILNREGVGRGEDDLPSRIKSEAVVVDETGKPRFLKEEDFQGMLDEYYEERGWTSDGQPTLEKLKSLKIP from the coding sequence GTGGAGTTGGTTGGAGGGTATAATGGGAGAATTCTGAGGATAAACCTTACCACGGAGAATTCGAAGACTGAGGCCGTTCCCAGGAAATGGGTTCAAAGATACATGGGTGGCAGGGGAATCGCAGCCCGTATCTACTATGAGGAGCTCTCGCCTAAAGTTGACCCTTTATCACCTGAGAACAAACTGATCTTTTTCACAGGACCCCTCACCGGGACAGTGGTTCCATCCACAGGGAAATATGAATGCGTCACCAAAAGCCCCCTCACAGGCCGATACCTATGCTCTAACGCCTCAGGATTTTTCGCCCCCGAGCTGAAAAAGGCTGGCTATGACGGCCTTATCGTCGAAGGAAAAGCGAAAAAACCAGTCTATATCTGGATAAATGATGAGGATGTTGAGTTTAGGTCGGCAAAGCATCTATCATTCAAGACCACTTCGGAAACCCAAACCACGGTCAAGGAGGAAACCAATCCCGGCTCAAGGGTGATGTGCATCGGCCCAGCTGGGGAGAGGTTGGTCAGGTTCGCGTGCATTCAATCAGACCATCGATCCTTCGGCCGAGGAGGAGCGGGGGCGGTCATGGGCTCGAAGGGGTTGAAGGCCATTGCCGTCAAAGGAGCTGGAACGGTCAACGTCTACGACCCCGAAGGGTTGAGGAAGAAGGTTAGAGAGCTGTTACCCAACATCGCGGCCGCGGCTCGAGAATATAGGAAACATGGCACCCTATACATCATAGACCTAGGCGACGAGAAGGGGGTTATGCCCACAAGAAACTTTCAAGGCACAGTTTACAACTACGCCTCCGAGAAGATCGGCGTAAAGGTGATGGAAAAATACCTCGTATCCCATACCGCCTGCTACAACTGCCCCATCGCCTGCGGAAAACTCTTGGAGGCAAAGGATCCACCCTACAGAGGTTTGAGGGCTGACGTAGACTATGAAATCGCCTGGGCTCTCGGGCCATTATGCGGCGTGTTCGACTACTCACCCATCATAGCAGCCATTCACTCCGTTGACGAATATGGGCTCGATGGAATATCCACCGGGTACGCTGTTAGCTACGCCATGGAACTATATGAACGAGGAATCATCTGCAAAAAGCATCTTAACGGCCTAGAACTCCGATACGGAAACCATGAGGCATTAATGAAGATGATCGTGATGATCGCGGAGAGGAAGGGTTTTGGAGACATCCTCGCCGAGGGGGCGTTAAGGGCCTCCCGTAAGCTCGGTGAAAACGCTGAGAAATATGTGATGCACGTGAAGGGGTTGTCCTTAACGGGATGGGAGCCTAGGGCCATGACGGGCATGGCCTTAGCCTTCGCCACCTCCAGCCGGGGAGCATGCCACAACGTGGGAGGCTGGACTGGAAGGGATGAGCTGATCGCTGAGGCTGTGGACCGGTTCGCGGTAAAGGGAAAGGGGAAGCTGGTGAAGACCCTGCAGGATACGAGAGCTTACATCGATTCCCTCGGTCTATGCACGTACATGCGCTCCCCCCTCGGGTTTAAAGGCGACGTCCCAGACATGAGCCTTCTCAACTTAGTCACAGGAATCCGCTTCGAAGGAACGTTGATGGAGATTGGTGAGAGAATATACAACCTGGAAAGGCTAATACTAAACCGGGAAGGTGTTGGAAGAGGGGAAGACGATCTCCCCTCACGAATAAAGTCCGAGGCCGTGGTTGTAGACGAAACCGGGAAGCCTCGCTTCCTGAAAGAAGAGGACTTTCAAGGAATGCTAGACGAATACTATGAGGAAAGGGGATGGACCTCCGACGGTCAACCTACTCTCGAAAAGTTGAAGTCTCTGAAAATCCCCTAA
- a CDS encoding ABC transporter ATP-binding protein, whose protein sequence is MNKPSKLGGGKVKVEVVGVSKSFPQPGAAPLKVLVDVSLRVWDGEFLCVVGPSGCGKTTLLRVVAGLEAPDGGYVTVDGARSEGPSPAKGMVFQDLALFPWRTVRGNVEFGLEFKGLSIEEMRRVSSHYLQLVGLEGWEDKYPHELSGGMKQRVAIARALAPGPEVLLMDEPFTALDAQTRNLMQSELVYIWKATGKTILFVTHNIDEAVYLADRIVVLTPRPASVKNVYSVGLKRPRDRTSLKFQRLRRRVLEEMAFPDAR, encoded by the coding sequence TTGAACAAGCCCAGCAAGCTGGGTGGGGGTAAGGTTAAGGTGGAGGTGGTTGGAGTCTCAAAGTCTTTTCCACAGCCCGGCGCAGCGCCTCTTAAGGTTTTGGTCGATGTTTCTTTGAGGGTTTGGGATGGGGAGTTTCTCTGCGTTGTAGGCCCTTCAGGATGTGGGAAAACAACCTTGCTCAGGGTTGTCGCAGGGTTAGAGGCGCCTGATGGAGGCTACGTGACGGTGGATGGAGCGAGGTCGGAGGGGCCCAGCCCCGCTAAGGGGATGGTTTTCCAAGACCTCGCCCTATTCCCCTGGAGAACGGTGAGGGGAAACGTCGAATTCGGCTTGGAGTTCAAGGGTTTATCGATAGAGGAGATGAGGAGGGTTTCAAGCCATTACTTACAGCTGGTCGGCTTAGAGGGCTGGGAAGATAAGTATCCTCATGAGCTCTCGGGAGGCATGAAGCAGAGGGTCGCCATCGCTAGGGCCTTAGCCCCTGGACCGGAGGTGTTGCTGATGGATGAACCATTCACGGCTCTGGACGCTCAAACTAGGAACCTCATGCAAAGCGAGCTCGTGTACATTTGGAAAGCCACCGGTAAGACCATACTGTTCGTCACCCATAACATTGATGAAGCCGTATACCTGGCTGACAGGATCGTCGTGCTCACGCCCAGGCCGGCGTCCGTGAAGAATGTTTACTCGGTAGGCTTGAAAAGACCTAGGGACAGAACCAGCCTTAAGTTCCAGAGGCTTAGAAGAAGAGTATTAGAGGAGATGGCGTTTCCAGACGCACGGTGA
- a CDS encoding ABC transporter permease: protein MSLRVKARGLVSLAAAAALWQVLADFLVRNSFILPSFLDVAKAYTRLAETVLLQDLAVSLMHFALGLAMGLMVGVPVGSLMGWSRIMDQILDPLIEILRPIPPIAWVPLAIVWFHLTHFSAGFIVFIGAVFPILINAYTGFRGVEKRFVEAAQVLGCLRDWDLVRAVAFPYASPSILAGVRIGMGVGWMCVVAAEIFGVSESGLGFRIFQRFYYLHQTDNLIAYMILLGLLALLMDWGFRALTERMWLRWRVGAFIP, encoded by the coding sequence ATGAGTCTACGGGTGAAGGCTAGGGGATTGGTTTCCCTAGCGGCCGCGGCGGCGCTTTGGCAGGTGTTGGCGGACTTCTTGGTCAGGAACAGCTTCATACTTCCCAGCTTCCTCGACGTGGCGAAAGCGTACACTCGGCTGGCTGAAACCGTTCTCCTCCAGGACCTGGCTGTCAGCCTGATGCACTTCGCCCTCGGCTTGGCCATGGGTTTGATGGTCGGCGTGCCTGTGGGGTCGTTGATGGGTTGGAGCAGGATAATGGACCAAATCCTAGACCCTTTGATCGAAATCCTCAGGCCAATACCTCCCATAGCTTGGGTTCCACTCGCCATCGTTTGGTTCCACCTCACCCATTTCTCAGCCGGTTTTATCGTGTTCATCGGCGCGGTTTTCCCCATACTCATAAACGCCTACACAGGTTTCAGAGGCGTGGAGAAACGGTTTGTGGAGGCCGCTCAGGTTTTAGGTTGTCTACGCGACTGGGACTTGGTTAGGGCTGTGGCGTTCCCATACGCTTCACCGTCCATTCTCGCGGGCGTTAGAATTGGCATGGGGGTAGGTTGGATGTGCGTGGTGGCGGCTGAAATCTTCGGGGTCAGTGAGAGCGGCTTGGGATTCCGAATCTTTCAAAGATTCTACTACCTTCATCAAACAGATAATTTGATCGCCTACATGATTCTGCTAGGCCTACTGGCTTTGCTGATGGATTGGGGTTTCAGAGCCCTCACGGAGAGGATGTGGCTTCGATGGCGAGTCGGCGCTTTCATACCTTGA
- a CDS encoding ABC transporter substrate-binding protein, with translation MSMKGGFSRRSYLIYAVGLAVGAVVAYYGYSQYQKARYRKRVLRIGYQPSTHQLAHMTAMAKGWWMRELSSYGIEEVLEYEFPSGPPEMQAMLAGDLDVAYVGATPPIVAIDKGLDAKIVANAQIQGSHLALRSEIPFEGPSSLLGLKIATFPPGSIQNTVLRKWLLEHSINPDQDLTLVSMGPGDAVTAIAAGAVDGCFLPHPYPATIELEGSGRMVVGSGEMWPNHTCCCLVLSGELLRDRRDLAEEIVRTHIKATEYNIQHEGEAAEIFSEKTGWDLKAVQHSFKTWDGRWVHDPHIGMEITLKYAEVLKELGEVEHSLVARDLFDTTIYDEVASRL, from the coding sequence ATGTCGATGAAAGGGGGGTTCTCGAGAAGATCGTACTTGATATACGCTGTGGGTTTGGCGGTGGGGGCGGTAGTGGCCTATTATGGGTATTCTCAGTACCAGAAAGCCCGTTATAGGAAGCGTGTGCTGAGGATAGGATATCAGCCTAGCACGCATCAATTGGCTCACATGACGGCCATGGCGAAGGGTTGGTGGATGAGGGAACTTTCCAGCTATGGGATTGAGGAGGTTCTGGAATATGAGTTTCCCTCAGGTCCCCCGGAGATGCAGGCGATGTTGGCTGGTGACCTAGACGTCGCATATGTGGGGGCAACGCCGCCCATCGTGGCTATTGACAAGGGATTAGATGCGAAGATCGTGGCGAACGCTCAGATTCAAGGATCCCACCTAGCCCTGCGCTCAGAAATTCCTTTCGAAGGGCCAAGCTCCCTTCTCGGCTTGAAGATCGCTACCTTCCCGCCGGGCTCTATTCAAAACACCGTCTTGAGGAAATGGTTGTTGGAGCATTCCATCAACCCCGACCAAGACCTCACGCTGGTTTCCATGGGCCCTGGAGACGCTGTTACAGCAATAGCCGCGGGGGCGGTTGATGGATGCTTCCTACCACACCCCTACCCTGCCACTATAGAGTTGGAGGGAAGTGGCAGGATGGTTGTTGGCTCAGGGGAGATGTGGCCAAACCACACCTGTTGCTGCTTGGTTTTATCAGGGGAGTTATTGAGGGATCGGAGAGACTTGGCGGAGGAAATCGTGAGAACCCATATAAAGGCTACGGAGTACAACATTCAACACGAAGGAGAGGCGGCGGAAATATTCAGCGAGAAGACGGGGTGGGATTTAAAGGCTGTTCAACATTCCTTTAAAACGTGGGACGGTAGGTGGGTTCACGACCCCCATATTGGAATGGAGATTACCTTAAAATACGCTGAGGTGTTGAAGGAGTTGGGGGAAGTTGAGCACAGCCTCGTGGCCAGGGACCTTTTTGACACCACCATCTACGACGAAGTCGCCTCTAGGCTTTAG
- a CDS encoding cysteine hydrolase family protein, with protein MKVSKELLRERVDPEHTALLVIDMQNDFVHEQGRFTEFGFDTSMVREAASWVRRVLERARRRGLLIVHTRMINDERQNPPSWLAFWGKPTVTVEGTWGADFFQGFEPLSEEVVLTKYTYGAFHGTNLENVLRNRGVKTVVAVGTGPNICLGDTVHEAFARGYHVVVPEEAVAAFSKHGRDFTKKVKEVGLYIIENHYGIVCSVEELLEAWSQSPVKA; from the coding sequence ATGAAGGTTTCTAAGGAGCTTTTGCGGGAGCGGGTTGATCCAGAACACACCGCCCTGTTAGTGATCGATATGCAAAATGACTTCGTACATGAGCAGGGAAGGTTTACCGAGTTTGGCTTCGACACCTCCATGGTGAGGGAGGCTGCGTCTTGGGTGAGAAGGGTTTTGGAGAGAGCTCGTAGGCGGGGTTTGCTCATCGTGCACACTAGGATGATTAACGACGAGAGGCAGAACCCTCCCAGCTGGCTAGCCTTTTGGGGTAAGCCCACGGTCACTGTTGAAGGAACATGGGGCGCCGACTTTTTCCAAGGCTTCGAGCCTCTGTCAGAGGAGGTTGTGTTAACCAAATACACCTATGGGGCGTTTCATGGAACAAACCTGGAAAACGTGTTGAGGAACCGCGGCGTAAAAACGGTGGTGGCGGTTGGAACGGGCCCAAACATTTGCTTAGGCGATACGGTTCACGAAGCCTTCGCCCGGGGCTATCATGTAGTTGTTCCCGAGGAGGCCGTGGCCGCCTTTTCTAAGCATGGTCGAGACTTCACGAAGAAGGTGAAAGAAGTTGGACTCTACATCATCGAAAACCATTATGGAATTGTATGTTCAGTTGAGGAGCTATTGGAAGCCTGGAGCCAAAGCCCGGTTAAGGCTTAA
- a CDS encoding creatininase family protein has translation MLSYENTYKEVSESGVKIVILPIGSHEQHSLHLPYCTDTVIISSVANEVARRMNAFLLPCLSYSSSMEHRGFIGSVWLTPSTLRLVVQDIVKSLYFHEVRKIVIMNGHGGNFVLKPTVRELNFRLKGLKLILVDFGFMTSTGVDGDIHSGEFETSLMLYLRPDLVKGSGVDYVPSGPRNYLDYLGLKQLSEQGVWGYPTKASRSKGEKYFSDLVEKAIKYVQKAFEVLDLHEERKPANTS, from the coding sequence TTGCTCTCATACGAGAACACATATAAGGAGGTTAGTGAGTCTGGGGTTAAAATAGTCATTCTGCCCATTGGCTCCCATGAGCAACACAGCCTACACCTCCCCTACTGCACGGACACCGTAATCATTTCCTCAGTAGCTAATGAAGTTGCGAGGAGGATGAACGCGTTTCTCCTTCCCTGCCTCTCCTACAGCTCTTCCATGGAGCATAGGGGGTTCATCGGCTCCGTTTGGTTGACGCCAAGCACATTGAGGCTGGTCGTCCAAGACATCGTGAAATCCCTGTACTTCCATGAAGTGAGGAAAATCGTGATTATGAACGGGCATGGTGGGAACTTTGTGTTGAAGCCGACAGTTAGGGAGTTAAACTTCCGGCTTAAAGGTTTGAAGCTCATCCTTGTGGACTTTGGATTCATGACTTCAACTGGAGTGGACGGCGACATCCACTCTGGGGAGTTCGAAACATCCCTCATGTTATATCTGAGGCCGGACTTGGTGAAGGGATCTGGCGTCGACTACGTTCCCTCTGGGCCTCGAAACTACCTAGACTACCTTGGTTTAAAGCAACTATCCGAGCAAGGGGTTTGGGGCTACCCCACTAAAGCTTCGAGGTCGAAGGGTGAAAAATACTTCAGCGACCTCGTTGAAAAAGCAATAAAATACGTTCAGAAGGCCTTCGAAGTCCTAGACCTTCATGAGGAGCGAAAACCCGCCAATACGTCCTGA